CCTGCGCGATCATGCGTCCACACCCAGCGCTTCGAGCAGCGGTCGCTGCTTGAGGTCGGTCTCGGCGTATTCGGCGTCGGCGTCGGACGCCGCCACGATGCCGGCGCCCGCGTACAGGAACGCGCGATGGCCCGCGAGCAGCCCCGAGCGCAGCGCGACTGCGAAGTCGCCGTCGCCGGCCGAGTCGAACCACCCGACCGGCCCGGCGTACCAGCCGCGGGGGGCCGGTTCGTGCGCGCAGATCCACTGCACCGCGTCGGCCGTCGGCACCCCGCCGACCGCCGGTGTCGGGTGCAGCGCCGCGACGAGGTCGAGCACGTGGTGCGGCCCGGCCAGCGTCCCTCGGATCGGCGTGCGCAGGTGCAGCAGGTGGCGCAGCGTGCAGATCTCCGGTTCGGCCGACACGTTGAGTCGAGCGCACAGCGGGGCGAGCGCATCGGTGATCGCGCGCACGACGTAGCCGTGCTCCGACTGGTCTTTGCTGCTCGCGCGCAGCGCATCGCCCGCGTCGGGGCGGCTGTCGGCGTCGATCGAGCCCGCGAGCGCCTGCGTCGCAATGTGCCGGCCGTCGCGCGCGATCAGCCGCTCGGGCGACGCGCCGGCGAACGTGGCGCCGTCGAAGCGAAACGCAAAGCGGAAACAATCCGGGTAGCGCGCGCGCAGCCGCGAGAGCACGCCCGCCGCGTCGGCGGGCGCGTCGAGGTCGACCGCGGTGCACCGCGCCGCGACGATCTTGTCGACCGCACCGGACGCGATCGCCGCGCGGATGGCGTCGATCTGTGCCCGCCACAGCTCGCGCGGCAGCGCATCGATTCGGCGCACGCGCGGCGCGCTCGCGGCCGGTCGTCCGCGGTCGCCGGCGCGGGCGAGCGCGCGCAGCAGGTCGGCGGCGCGCGCGGGCGCGTCGGCGCCGGGGCGGACGCCGGCCAGCGTCAGCCACGCGCGGTCGCCAGCGACGGCGTACCGCCAGCGCGGCAGAACGAACCGGCCGTCGCCGAACGGCGCCCACGCGCCGCGACGCGCCGCGCCGGGGGCGAACGCCATGCCGCCGAACATGCGCGGGCGCGGCGGCGCGTCGGACAACGCGATGGTCGCGACGCGGCGCCACAGGGCGGCCGCGTCGGCGCGCGACGCGGTCGCGTCCAACTCGGCGGCAATCCCGACTCCGGCGAACGCGGGGCCGTCGGGCGGCGCCCACAGGACGGCGGGTTCGGCGGGCGCGATCGCCAACAGCGCCTCGGGCGGCGCGACGGGAGCGGGAACGGTGACGTGGACGAGGGCGCCGGCGGCGCGGTCGAGCGCGCGGGCGATGAACGCGGCGGCGTCCGACGGCGCGCACGGCGCGGCGCGGTCGATCGAGGCGGCCATCGGCTCGGCGCTCATCGCGCTTCCTCCGGTGCGGTGGCGACGTACAGGCAGCAAACGCCGAACGTCAGCGGGGCGACGCGATCGACGCGCAGGCCCGCGGCGCGCATCACGCCGGCAAATTCGTCCGGCGGCGGGAATGCCGCGATCGACTGTTGTAGATACCTGTACTGGGGCGCCCGCGACAGCAGGGCGCCGACGCGCGGCACAACGGTATGGACGTGGAAGCGAGCGAGCGGCCCGAGCAGACCCGAGCGCGGTTCCGACAGTTCGAGGATGGCGACGCGGCCGCCCGGGCGCACGACCCGCGCGATCTCGCGTAGCGCGCGGGGGCGGTCAGGCACGTTGCGGATGCCGAATGCCATGCACGCGGCGTCAAAGCTGTCGTCGGCGGCATCCAGCCTCTGCGCGTCGCCGGTGCGCAGCGTCACGCGGTCCGCGACGCCGGCGCGGGCGACCTTGCGCGCGCCGACGGCGAGCATGCCCTCGGACGGGTCGACGCCGACCACGGTCACGCCGGGGCACGCGCGCGCGACCGCGATCGCCAGATCGGCCGTGCCGGTGGCGAGGTCGAGCACCCGCTGGCCGGGCGACAGGTCGAGGGCGCGGATCGTCTTCTTGCGCCAGCGGCGGTCGATGCCGAACGACAGCACCCGGTTGACGAGGTCGTAGCGGTGCGCGATCGCGTCGAACATCGCGCCGCTGCCGTCCATGCGTTCGAGCGCGGTCACGACCGATGCCTCCGCTGGTCGGCGGCCGCCTCGAGCCTCCGGTTGTGCAATTT
This genomic interval from Deltaproteobacteria bacterium contains the following:
- the ubiE gene encoding bifunctional demethylmenaquinone methyltransferase/2-methoxy-6-polyprenyl-1,4-benzoquinol methylase UbiE produces the protein MDGSGAMFDAIAHRYDLVNRVLSFGIDRRWRKKTIRALDLSPGQRVLDLATGTADLAIAVARACPGVTVVGVDPSEGMLAVGARKVARAGVADRVTLRTGDAQRLDAADDSFDAACMAFGIRNVPDRPRALREIARVVRPGGRVAILELSEPRSGLLGPLARFHVHTVVPRVGALLSRAPQYRYLQQSIAAFPPPDEFAGVMRAAGLRVDRVAPLTFGVCCLYVATAPEEAR
- a CDS encoding isochorismate synthase; its protein translation is MSAEPMAASIDRAAPCAPSDAAAFIARALDRAAGALVHVTVPAPVAPPEALLAIAPAEPAVLWAPPDGPAFAGVGIAAELDATASRADAAALWRRVATIALSDAPPRPRMFGGMAFAPGAARRGAWAPFGDGRFVLPRWRYAVAGDRAWLTLAGVRPGADAPARAADLLRALARAGDRGRPAASAPRVRRIDALPRELWRAQIDAIRAAIASGAVDKIVAARCTAVDLDAPADAAGVLSRLRARYPDCFRFAFRFDGATFAGASPERLIARDGRHIATQALAGSIDADSRPDAGDALRASSKDQSEHGYVVRAITDALAPLCARLNVSAEPEICTLRHLLHLRTPIRGTLAGPHHVLDLVAALHPTPAVGGVPTADAVQWICAHEPAPRGWYAGPVGWFDSAGDGDFAVALRSGLLAGHRAFLYAGAGIVAASDADAEYAETDLKQRPLLEALGVDA